One Dreissena polymorpha isolate Duluth1 chromosome 9, UMN_Dpol_1.0, whole genome shotgun sequence genomic window carries:
- the LOC127844269 gene encoding uncharacterized protein LOC127844269 isoform X2, which translates to MCGIFRFRMSACKETSSVWRILVVILASLSVYLYLYSNAFGGTPAIRGNLSDLQSVWRDPSVSGSYFLKQMDRFPEVPALYETTPVTIRASAATPPKTTQLFLDNVDYTILEMFKFRILANSTLPLLTLFTSWNTNPEKNLVHKLTLLNWLSLHPYVIPVVFTNQSSIINQCNQVGVTVLPLSGVAADGIPVLKYMYRDVINIFNTSFYAFSNSDILFTQLLVHTLAQIINSITEDINKPVLIVGRRTNVNNVALEEGLYWENITRISKSRGQLFTGWAEDYFITTPSYPWNEVPEVVIGRRAYDNWLVYNARKMKYNVIDATNTILAVHQTTQAGNFEGHGHSHEDYNDNLLVKIYKRIKYETGIVECIERFTEYESKQFQLKTRKVPVACNV; encoded by the exons GGTTTAGAATGTCGGCATGCAAAGAAACGTCCTCAGTTTGGCGGATATTAGTTGTTATTCTGGCCAGTCTCTCCGTCTACCTCTATCTGTACTCGAACGCCTTCGGTGGAACACCGGCTATACGGGGCAATCTAAGTGATCTTCAA TCGGTGTGGCGCGACCCGTCCGTATCCGGATCTTACTTTCTAAAGCAGATGGATAGGTTCCCGGAAGTACCGGCTCTTTATGAGACCACACCTGTGACCATTAGGGCCTCGGCTGCGACCCCGCCAAAAACGACACAGCTGTTCCTCGACAACGTTGACTATACTATACTGGAAATGTTCAAATTTCGTATTCTCGCAAACTCAACATTACCATTGCTGACACTGTTTACCTCATGGAATACAAACCCAGAAAAAAATCTCGTTCATAAACTTACTCTTCTTAACTGGCTATCATTGCACCCTTACGTTATACCCGTGGTTTTCACTAACCAAAGCTCAATAATTAACCAGTGTAACCAGGTAGGCGTCACGGTGTTGCCACTTTCGGGCGTCGCAGCAGACGGAATTCCCGTGCTTAAGTACATGTATCGTGAcgtcataaacatttttaatacgtCATTCTATGCTTTTAGCAATAGCGACATACTTTTCACTCAACTATTGGTCCATACGTTAGCTCAGATTATTAACTCAATAACGGAGGATATAAACAAGCCTGTTTTAATTGTTGGACGCAGAACTAACGTCAACAATGTCGCGTTAGAGGAAGGCTTATACTGGGAAAATATTACCAGAATTTCAAAAAGTAGAGGCCAACTGTTTACAGGGTGGGCGGAGGACTATTTTATTACTACGCCGTCGTATCCGTGGAATGAAGTCCCGGAGGTTGTGATAGGTCGGAGGGCTTATGACAACTGGCTTGTGTATAATGCGAgaaaaatgaaatacaatgtgATAGACGCTACCAATACGATCCTGGCCGTACATCAGACCACACAGGCTGGGAATTTTGAAGGTCATGGTCACTCTCATGAAGACTACAATGATAatttattagtaaaaatatataaacgtaTAAAATATGAAACCGGTATAGTAGAGTGCATAGAAAGGTTTACTGAATATGAATCGAAACAATTTCAGCTAAAAACAAGAAAGGTGCCTGTGGCATGCAATGTgtga
- the LOC127844269 gene encoding uncharacterized protein LOC127844269 isoform X1, protein MCGIFRFRMSACKETSSVWRILVVILASLSVYLYLYSNAFGGTPAIRGNLSDLQVSDSKSVWRDPSVSGSYFLKQMDRFPEVPALYETTPVTIRASAATPPKTTQLFLDNVDYTILEMFKFRILANSTLPLLTLFTSWNTNPEKNLVHKLTLLNWLSLHPYVIPVVFTNQSSIINQCNQVGVTVLPLSGVAADGIPVLKYMYRDVINIFNTSFYAFSNSDILFTQLLVHTLAQIINSITEDINKPVLIVGRRTNVNNVALEEGLYWENITRISKSRGQLFTGWAEDYFITTPSYPWNEVPEVVIGRRAYDNWLVYNARKMKYNVIDATNTILAVHQTTQAGNFEGHGHSHEDYNDNLLVKIYKRIKYETGIVECIERFTEYESKQFQLKTRKVPVACNV, encoded by the exons GGTTTAGAATGTCGGCATGCAAAGAAACGTCCTCAGTTTGGCGGATATTAGTTGTTATTCTGGCCAGTCTCTCCGTCTACCTCTATCTGTACTCGAACGCCTTCGGTGGAACACCGGCTATACGGGGCAATCTAAGTGATCTTCAAGTGAGTGATTCAAAG TCGGTGTGGCGCGACCCGTCCGTATCCGGATCTTACTTTCTAAAGCAGATGGATAGGTTCCCGGAAGTACCGGCTCTTTATGAGACCACACCTGTGACCATTAGGGCCTCGGCTGCGACCCCGCCAAAAACGACACAGCTGTTCCTCGACAACGTTGACTATACTATACTGGAAATGTTCAAATTTCGTATTCTCGCAAACTCAACATTACCATTGCTGACACTGTTTACCTCATGGAATACAAACCCAGAAAAAAATCTCGTTCATAAACTTACTCTTCTTAACTGGCTATCATTGCACCCTTACGTTATACCCGTGGTTTTCACTAACCAAAGCTCAATAATTAACCAGTGTAACCAGGTAGGCGTCACGGTGTTGCCACTTTCGGGCGTCGCAGCAGACGGAATTCCCGTGCTTAAGTACATGTATCGTGAcgtcataaacatttttaatacgtCATTCTATGCTTTTAGCAATAGCGACATACTTTTCACTCAACTATTGGTCCATACGTTAGCTCAGATTATTAACTCAATAACGGAGGATATAAACAAGCCTGTTTTAATTGTTGGACGCAGAACTAACGTCAACAATGTCGCGTTAGAGGAAGGCTTATACTGGGAAAATATTACCAGAATTTCAAAAAGTAGAGGCCAACTGTTTACAGGGTGGGCGGAGGACTATTTTATTACTACGCCGTCGTATCCGTGGAATGAAGTCCCGGAGGTTGTGATAGGTCGGAGGGCTTATGACAACTGGCTTGTGTATAATGCGAgaaaaatgaaatacaatgtgATAGACGCTACCAATACGATCCTGGCCGTACATCAGACCACACAGGCTGGGAATTTTGAAGGTCATGGTCACTCTCATGAAGACTACAATGATAatttattagtaaaaatatataaacgtaTAAAATATGAAACCGGTATAGTAGAGTGCATAGAAAGGTTTACTGAATATGAATCGAAACAATTTCAGCTAAAAACAAGAAAGGTGCCTGTGGCATGCAATGTgtga
- the LOC127844269 gene encoding uncharacterized protein LOC127844269 isoform X3, protein MSACKETSSVWRILVVILASLSVYLYLYSNAFGGTPAIRGNLSDLQVSDSKSVWRDPSVSGSYFLKQMDRFPEVPALYETTPVTIRASAATPPKTTQLFLDNVDYTILEMFKFRILANSTLPLLTLFTSWNTNPEKNLVHKLTLLNWLSLHPYVIPVVFTNQSSIINQCNQVGVTVLPLSGVAADGIPVLKYMYRDVINIFNTSFYAFSNSDILFTQLLVHTLAQIINSITEDINKPVLIVGRRTNVNNVALEEGLYWENITRISKSRGQLFTGWAEDYFITTPSYPWNEVPEVVIGRRAYDNWLVYNARKMKYNVIDATNTILAVHQTTQAGNFEGHGHSHEDYNDNLLVKIYKRIKYETGIVECIERFTEYESKQFQLKTRKVPVACNV, encoded by the exons ATGTCGGCATGCAAAGAAACGTCCTCAGTTTGGCGGATATTAGTTGTTATTCTGGCCAGTCTCTCCGTCTACCTCTATCTGTACTCGAACGCCTTCGGTGGAACACCGGCTATACGGGGCAATCTAAGTGATCTTCAAGTGAGTGATTCAAAG TCGGTGTGGCGCGACCCGTCCGTATCCGGATCTTACTTTCTAAAGCAGATGGATAGGTTCCCGGAAGTACCGGCTCTTTATGAGACCACACCTGTGACCATTAGGGCCTCGGCTGCGACCCCGCCAAAAACGACACAGCTGTTCCTCGACAACGTTGACTATACTATACTGGAAATGTTCAAATTTCGTATTCTCGCAAACTCAACATTACCATTGCTGACACTGTTTACCTCATGGAATACAAACCCAGAAAAAAATCTCGTTCATAAACTTACTCTTCTTAACTGGCTATCATTGCACCCTTACGTTATACCCGTGGTTTTCACTAACCAAAGCTCAATAATTAACCAGTGTAACCAGGTAGGCGTCACGGTGTTGCCACTTTCGGGCGTCGCAGCAGACGGAATTCCCGTGCTTAAGTACATGTATCGTGAcgtcataaacatttttaatacgtCATTCTATGCTTTTAGCAATAGCGACATACTTTTCACTCAACTATTGGTCCATACGTTAGCTCAGATTATTAACTCAATAACGGAGGATATAAACAAGCCTGTTTTAATTGTTGGACGCAGAACTAACGTCAACAATGTCGCGTTAGAGGAAGGCTTATACTGGGAAAATATTACCAGAATTTCAAAAAGTAGAGGCCAACTGTTTACAGGGTGGGCGGAGGACTATTTTATTACTACGCCGTCGTATCCGTGGAATGAAGTCCCGGAGGTTGTGATAGGTCGGAGGGCTTATGACAACTGGCTTGTGTATAATGCGAgaaaaatgaaatacaatgtgATAGACGCTACCAATACGATCCTGGCCGTACATCAGACCACACAGGCTGGGAATTTTGAAGGTCATGGTCACTCTCATGAAGACTACAATGATAatttattagtaaaaatatataaacgtaTAAAATATGAAACCGGTATAGTAGAGTGCATAGAAAGGTTTACTGAATATGAATCGAAACAATTTCAGCTAAAAACAAGAAAGGTGCCTGTGGCATGCAATGTgtga
- the LOC127844269 gene encoding uncharacterized protein LOC127844269 isoform X4, giving the protein MDRFPEVPALYETTPVTIRASAATPPKTTQLFLDNVDYTILEMFKFRILANSTLPLLTLFTSWNTNPEKNLVHKLTLLNWLSLHPYVIPVVFTNQSSIINQCNQVGVTVLPLSGVAADGIPVLKYMYRDVINIFNTSFYAFSNSDILFTQLLVHTLAQIINSITEDINKPVLIVGRRTNVNNVALEEGLYWENITRISKSRGQLFTGWAEDYFITTPSYPWNEVPEVVIGRRAYDNWLVYNARKMKYNVIDATNTILAVHQTTQAGNFEGHGHSHEDYNDNLLVKIYKRIKYETGIVECIERFTEYESKQFQLKTRKVPVACNV; this is encoded by the coding sequence ATGGATAGGTTCCCGGAAGTACCGGCTCTTTATGAGACCACACCTGTGACCATTAGGGCCTCGGCTGCGACCCCGCCAAAAACGACACAGCTGTTCCTCGACAACGTTGACTATACTATACTGGAAATGTTCAAATTTCGTATTCTCGCAAACTCAACATTACCATTGCTGACACTGTTTACCTCATGGAATACAAACCCAGAAAAAAATCTCGTTCATAAACTTACTCTTCTTAACTGGCTATCATTGCACCCTTACGTTATACCCGTGGTTTTCACTAACCAAAGCTCAATAATTAACCAGTGTAACCAGGTAGGCGTCACGGTGTTGCCACTTTCGGGCGTCGCAGCAGACGGAATTCCCGTGCTTAAGTACATGTATCGTGAcgtcataaacatttttaatacgtCATTCTATGCTTTTAGCAATAGCGACATACTTTTCACTCAACTATTGGTCCATACGTTAGCTCAGATTATTAACTCAATAACGGAGGATATAAACAAGCCTGTTTTAATTGTTGGACGCAGAACTAACGTCAACAATGTCGCGTTAGAGGAAGGCTTATACTGGGAAAATATTACCAGAATTTCAAAAAGTAGAGGCCAACTGTTTACAGGGTGGGCGGAGGACTATTTTATTACTACGCCGTCGTATCCGTGGAATGAAGTCCCGGAGGTTGTGATAGGTCGGAGGGCTTATGACAACTGGCTTGTGTATAATGCGAgaaaaatgaaatacaatgtgATAGACGCTACCAATACGATCCTGGCCGTACATCAGACCACACAGGCTGGGAATTTTGAAGGTCATGGTCACTCTCATGAAGACTACAATGATAatttattagtaaaaatatataaacgtaTAAAATATGAAACCGGTATAGTAGAGTGCATAGAAAGGTTTACTGAATATGAATCGAAACAATTTCAGCTAAAAACAAGAAAGGTGCCTGTGGCATGCAATGTgtga